A DNA window from Paenibacillus sp. HWE-109 contains the following coding sequences:
- the phnW gene encoding 2-aminoethylphosphonate--pyruvate transaminase — translation MNLNQLPDNPYLLLTPGPLSTSKKVKAAMLRDWCTWDQDYNQLVQSIRSRLVTMASSKPDDYTTVLMQGSGSFCVESVIGSVIPRDGKLLVLSNGAYGKRVAEMAGILGIYSIVLDSGETNPVSTKQLEEVLKVDASITHVAVVHVETTTGMINPIADVARIAKSYGKTVIVDAMSSFGGIPIDIAELDVDYLISSANKCIQGVPGFGFILARKEALLTCKGLARSLSLDLYDQWETMELGNGKWRFTSPTHTVRAFDQALQELEEEGGVASRYKRYKTNQETLVAGMQRMGFETLLTADLQSPIITSFLYPDSAVFSFDAFYSRMKQEGFVIYPGKITAAATFRIGNIGDVHLVDIERLLAGMENQLFWKTT, via the coding sequence ATTAATTTGAATCAACTCCCCGATAATCCTTACTTGCTGTTAACCCCTGGTCCCCTTTCGACTAGTAAAAAAGTAAAGGCAGCCATGCTGCGCGACTGGTGTACATGGGATCAAGATTATAATCAACTAGTACAGTCTATCCGCAGTCGTCTTGTGACAATGGCTTCTAGTAAGCCAGATGATTATACAACAGTGCTTATGCAAGGCAGCGGCTCATTTTGTGTAGAGTCCGTCATTGGTTCTGTTATTCCCCGCGACGGTAAATTGCTTGTTCTGAGCAATGGTGCGTATGGGAAACGAGTGGCAGAAATGGCAGGGATTCTGGGGATTTACTCCATCGTTCTGGATTCGGGTGAAACGAATCCTGTGAGTACGAAGCAGCTCGAGGAAGTTCTGAAGGTCGATGCCTCCATCACGCATGTGGCTGTGGTGCATGTTGAAACGACTACAGGCATGATCAATCCGATTGCGGATGTAGCACGTATTGCCAAGTCCTATGGCAAAACGGTTATTGTGGACGCGATGAGCTCCTTTGGAGGAATTCCGATCGATATCGCAGAGCTTGATGTTGATTATTTAATCAGCAGCGCTAATAAATGTATTCAAGGTGTGCCTGGCTTTGGCTTTATCCTTGCACGTAAAGAGGCTTTGTTGACCTGTAAAGGGCTTGCACGTTCCTTATCACTGGATCTTTACGATCAATGGGAAACGATGGAACTTGGGAATGGCAAATGGCGCTTTACGTCACCGACGCATACCGTTCGTGCTTTTGACCAAGCCTTGCAAGAATTAGAGGAAGAAGGCGGCGTTGCCAGCAGATACAAGCGGTATAAAACCAATCAAGAGACGTTGGTTGCAGGCATGCAGCGCATGGGATTCGAAACGCTTTTGACTGCCGATCTTCAGTCGCCAATCATCACTTCCTTCTTGTATCCAGATTCGGCTGTGTTTTCTTTTGATGCGTTTTACTCGCGGATGAAACAAGAGGGCTTTGTCATCTATCCAGGTAAAATAACGGCTGCCGCTACGTTCCGTATTGGAAATATCGGAGATGTGCATCTTGTGGATATTGAACGTTTGTTAGCAGGTATGGAAAACCAGTTATTTTGGAAAACAACTTAA